In Candidatus Cloacimonadota bacterium, the genomic window TGTCCGTAAAGTAGTATATCAAGTAAAATATATTCTTCATCCTTTTTACAACTCATCCCCTAACCCCTTCTCTTCAAAGAGAAGGGGAATTTTTATCTCCCTCTCTCCGCCAGTTGGCGGAAGGGTCGGGGTGAGGTCGAAAAGGCTACTTTACAGAAGATTTCATCATTTTTTAAAGAGCCAATTTAATCGTGAAGGTGGTGCCCAGACCAACTTTGCTTTCCACGTCAATTTCACCTTTATGATTATCAATAATATTTTTGACAATTGAGAGCCCCAAGCCGATTCCCTTTGCTCGGGTTGTAAAAAGCGGCTCGAATATCTTTGTTAGATTCTCTGGGGGAATACCGATGCCGTTGTCCATAAAACGTATCTCGGTAAAACCATTACTTGAACCGGTTTTTATCTTCAATTCGCCTTTTTTGGAAATTGATTGAAAGGCGTTGGAAATTAAATTCTGGAATACCCGTCGCATTCTTTCGGAGTCCAATTGGATTTTGGGCAGTTTTTCATCCAAATCCATTTCGAGCACAACATGTTTCGGTATCTTGATTTCCTGAATAGCATTTTTTATGAGTTTATTCAAATCGGTTTTCCGTAGAGAAACTTCTCTCACTCGGGAAAAATCCAAAAGATCCGAGATTAGATTATCCGCCCTCGCAATTTCTCTGCGAAGAATACCAAGATGTTTTTCGACCTTTTCTTCGGGATGCTTGAGCTTCATATTCAAAAAATAAATCGAATTGCCAATAACTCCGAGAGGATTACGCAGCTCGTGTCCCACTCCGCCGGCAAGTTGACCCAACACCGCCAATCTTTCTTGACGAATCATTTTTTTTTGGATTTCTTTTAATTCTTTTGTGCGTTCTGTAACCAAATCTTC contains:
- a CDS encoding ATP-binding protein, producing NDLNKATKDLKSENAERKQTEILLRESEENLRTLFNAMTDVVFEMNYEGRYINIAPTSPELLYKLPENTIGKTLHEIFPKPEADNFLKFIQKSLDENKTTTIEYPLRIRDKIIWFEGKATPKTKNSVLFIARDITKSKKAQAELKAYREHLEDLVTERTKELKEIQKKMIRQERLAVLGQLAGGVGHELRNPLGVIGNSIYFLNMKLKHPEEKVEKHLGILRREIARADNLISDLLDFSRVREVSLRKTDLNKLIKNAIQEIKIPKHVVLEMDLDEKLPKIQLDSERMRRVFQNLISNAFQSISKKGELKIKTGSSNGFTEIRFMDNGIGIPPENLTKIFEPLFTTRAKGIGLGLSIVKNIIDNHKGEIDVESKVGLGTTFTIKLAL